CTCAACGAGGGGCTCGTCGTCACCGACCGCCCGGCGAAGATGCTCCGGTTCGGCGTCTACGTCGACGGAACGCCTGCGGAGCGGTTCCGGGCGGACGGCCTGCTCGTATCGACCCCGACCGGTTCGACCGCCTATGCCATGAGCGCGGGAGGGCCGATCGTCGACCCGCAGATAGAGGGGTTCCTCCTCGTACCGCTCGCGCCGTATATGCTCTCGTCCCGTCCTCACCTCATCAGCACCCATAGGGCGCTTGAGATCACCCTCGAGACCGAGAAACCGGCGCACCTCGTCATCGACGGGCAGAGCACGTTCGAGCTCGCGAAAGAGTCCACGCTCACGGTCAAGAAGTCGGAGCAGCCTGCCCTCTTCGCCCATACGGGCAAGCCCTTCTTTGAGAAGGTGAACCATAAACTGCGCAACCTCTGACCCTGCCGATACCCCGAACAGAGATTTTATGAATGACCGCGGGGATTATCTCCACAGAGGAGTGAGCACGATTATGGAAGACCAGATGCGCACGGAGATCCCCTACGCGGAGATCGCGGAGACGCTCAAGAACGCTCTCAACCTGCGGGGCTCGCCGGTCGCGGTGAAACTCGCAAAGAACCCCGCGGGCATCCCCGAAGGGGTCGGGCCGATCGACGAGACCGTCCGCCACTGCCAGATGATCACCCGGGCACGGCTGAACGGCGAGATCTTCTACGCGACCGCCGACAAACACGTCTGCATGGGGGGCGGCTGGGCCCTCGGGCTGAAGGAACTCACGCCGAGCCTTCGCACGGGAGAGTTCTACTACAAGCTCGGCAAATTCGAGAGCTGGGCCGCCTGCATGCGGACCATCCGGCAGGTGCCGCATGTCCCGGAACTCGAGACGTATGCGACCGTCTATGCGCCGCTTGAGAAGACGCCGTTCGACCCGCACGTCGTCGTCATCGTCGCTGAACCACGGGCGATGCTGAAACTCGCTCAGACGACGCTCTACCTGCTCGGCGGGCGGATCGAGTCCACGATGGCGGGGATCCAGTCGGTCTGTGCGGACGCGACCGCGCTGCCCTACCTCACCGGCAACGTCAACTACTCGCTCGGGTGCGACGGCTCGCGCCGGTTCTCGGGGATTGAGAATGACGAACTCGTCATGGGCATCCCCGCCGAGCTCCTTCCCGAGTTTGCCCGGGCGCTCCCGATCGTCACCGCCGCACCCGGATCGGTGAAGTGACCGGCCACCCTGGTGCATCTTTTTTTCCGTTACGTCTCCCCGTAAGGGAACCGCCCGGAGGTACAAGGCTTATCACCCCGGCAGGTCAACTATTCAGCAGGTGGTTTTTTTTGCAGGTATCCATGAAGCTCGAGATGAGGGACCAGCCCGGACAGCTGGTTGCAGCCCTCCAGCCGATCTCGGCTGTCGGGGGAAATATCATCGCGGTTATCCACCAGAGGGAGACTCCGGCGGCTACGGAGACGCTGGACGTCCAGATCGTGCTGGAACTCCCCGAGGGACGTCTTTCGAGGCTCCTTGAACTGCTCCGGGAGCAGGGTGTCAACGTCGTGCGTATCGGCGAGGAACGGCTTCTCTACGAATGCACAATGATCATGATCGGCCATCTGATGCACACGGATCTCTCCGACACGGTCGACCGGATCGACACGACCGGCTCGGCCGAGGTGACGGATCTCTCCCTTGCCATGCCGGCGATCAGTTCCCCGTCTTCGGCCCGGATCACCATCCGTTCGACCACCCGCGAGGAGATGAAGAAGGCGATCCGGATCCTGCGCAGCGTTGCGGAGCAGAAGCATCTCCTCATCATCGAGCCGCTGGAGGATGCATGATGCGGATAGCCATCCTCGGGTTCGGCTCCGTCGGCCGGGGGATCGCCCGGGCAATACTTGCAAAAAACCTCGATATCGCGGTCACCGGCCTTGCCGACTCGCGGAGCGGGCTCATCGATCCGGCCGGGATCGACCTCGCGGCGGCGCTTGCCCGGAAGGAGAACGGCGGCCCCTGCGGCAGCCCGGACGTCAGCCCCGGCGACGTTGTGGCGAAGGCGGATTACGACGTCCTCGTCGAGGTGACCCCGACGAACGTGGATGACGGCGAGCCGGCGCTGGGCCACATCCGGGGAGCCCTCGGGCGGGGCAAACACGTCGTCACCTCGAACAAAGGCCCGATTGCCCTTGCCTATCCGGAACTCCGGGCGCTTGCAGCGGCAAACGGCGTCTTCCTGAAGTACGAAGCGACGGTCTGCGGGGCGATCCCGCTCATCCACGCGATGCAGGAGGGCCTTGCGGGCAACACCATCTCACGGCTCTACGGGGTCTTCAACGGCACCTGCAACTATATCCTGACCCGTATGGCCGAGGACAGCCTCACCTACGAGCAGGCCCTTGCCGAGGCCCGGGAACTCGGGTATGCCGAAGCCGACCCGACCTACGACGTCGAGGGGATCGATGCGGGCGTTAAACTGGTCATCTTGGCAAACACCATCCTGGATATGCGGACCACGCTCGACGACGTGGAGCGGACGGGGATCACCCTCCTGACGCCCGAAGCCCTGCGGCTTGCGGAAGACCAGGACTGCACCATCCGGCTGATCGGCGAGATCGTCCCCCGGGCCGGGGTGCTCCGGGTCTCGCCGCGGATCATTGCAAAAGCGCACCCGCTCGTCGTCGAAGGGACACTCAACGCGGTCACCGTGGAGACGGATCTCGCCGGGGACCTGACGTTCATCGGGAAGGGCGCGGGCTCCACCGAGACCGCCAGCGCGGTGATCGGCGACCTCCTCTATATCCGTGATCGGCATGTCCAGGGTTCTTGAGCGGAGAAAGCAGTACCTGCGGCTGATGCGTCAGGCGACGCTCGAGAGTGGCTACTTTACGGTGGTCGATATCGCTGAGGCGACCGAGACCCCCCGGAGCACCGTCCAGGACTGGGTGAATCGTCTCATCGAGGAGGGGTGCGTCCTGATCACGGAGGAGCAGCGGGGGCGGCACGCGGCGCGGTATGCGGCGAGCAGCGTGATGCCGGAGAGCGCCTGCCGCCGGGTCTTCACCACGGTCGACGGCGATGAGGTCGAGATCTACCATGAGTGCATGAGCGGGGGATGTGCGGCCTTCTGCGAGTTCCACCACGCCCGAGCCGGCGGCGCCCTGCAGTCCGTCCGCCGGGACGGGACGCTGCTCCGCGAGCGGGCAAGCCTCGGGCGGCGGGAGGTGGCCGTTGGGCTCGATCCCGCGCCGGCGGTCGGGATCGTCGGCGTCTTCCACGAGGACGGCTACATCCGCCAGCAGATCCGGTGCATCGGCGGCCCGGCCTACTCGCTCACCGATATGATGTCCCTTGCCGAAGGTGTCTGCGGCGTCACCGTACACCGCGAAGGGCCGGTGGTCGAGGGCGAGGTGGTCACCCGGGCGCTCGCCTACGTCGCCGTCGGGATCGACGACACCGATACCGGAACCGAGGGCGCGACCTTCGCCCTCGCCCTCGCTCTCCTCCAGCATCTCGCGAAACTCGACGGCGTCATGCCGATCGGCCACCGCGTGGCGATGCTCAACCCCCGGCTCAAGGCCCGGACGGCCGGGAACTCCTGCAGTTGCATCGAGCTCGCGGTGGAGCCCGATCTCGTGCCGCGGATCGAGGAGGCCGTCGTGCGGTTCGTCGCCGGGGAGGCGGCGTCCCCCGAGTGGGGCGTCGCCGTCCGGCAGGGTTTCCGGGTTCCCGGCGCACTCCGGGCGTACGGGAGAAGCGCGAGGGAGGCGGTGATCGGCCGGGAAGAGGCCGAGAGGGCTGCCGGGCGGTTCGGGGCGCACCTCTACGGCGGCCGTGGCGTCATTGGGGCGCTCGCGGCGGTCTCGCTCATCGGGCTCCCCCACGACGTGCTCCTCGACCCCGGACGGGACGTCTGCACCGGGTGGGAACCGGTGGAGTGAGCGGGGGGTGGGTGAGTTTTTCGCTCGCGGTGTTCGTCTCTGAGTTCCGATTATAGGGGCATTCTTTTTTGGAATTTTGTGGCTTTAGATATACCCGCCATTCAGTCCGTCACGCACCAAGATGTCGCAAAACCGTACACGGATTTCCATCGGACTACGCATCTGGCGGTGCTCATGCTCCAGATGTTCCATCCATTGCAAGTCCAAGATCTTCGGTCTTCTCCTGCTCCTGCCCCGCACCTAACGGTGCTTCAGCTCCGTTCCTCGAAGACCTCCGGTCTTCTCAAACTCCTGTCCTACGGACAGTCGCTCTCCGGAACGTCGCACCTTCAGCCAGTCGCCTATCGCCACGCACTGCCCGCCCCCCATGGGGGCGGGAGGAGCGCGAAGCGCGGGTGGTGGGGGTTACAAAGATCCATTACAACGTGGAGACAGGGGAGGGGGGATGCTCCCCCCTCCCCGTCAGCCCCACCCCCAATGGCGATATCCCCACGGTCCAGTGTACCAGGCTATATTATCGCTTCGATTGTTCTATTTGCCGTGATAGTTATCCTAGAGCCTTCTCATGCTCACTCACCTGCAGCACTCGTATCCTCCGGCACGCCTTTCTCCTGAGTGTCTCCATACCTTCCCTTCTCACTCACCACCCGCCGGAACCCCCTCCCCCCCCTCGCTACCCATAAATACCCGGAGCCGGCAGATATCCCTCATCGAGGCAAAGGCGATGAGACGCGAACTTGAAGAGGAGATCGAGAGACTCTCCTCCCTCGCACGGGAGCGGGGCGCGGAAGCGCGGCGGATAGCGGCCCACGACGTCGTCGTCGCGGAATGGGTGCGGTTCAAGTGCCGGTTCGGGTGCAAGGGCTACGGGAAACACATGTCCTGCCCGCCATACGCCCCCACCCCCGCTGAGACAGAGCGATTGCTCGCCGAGTACAGCACCACCCTCCTTCTCCGGTTCGAGGGCATCCCCGGGCACCCCGGCCTCAGACCCGACGAGATACCGCTCGACTTCCACCCGTTCTTCCGCGACCTCATCCTCTGGGTGAACTCGACGGTGCACCTCCTCGAGAAGACGGCGTTCTACGACGATTTCCCGAAGGCGTTCGGGTTCGGGGGATACCCCTGCATCTACTGCGAGCACCTGCACTGCGTCGCAGAAGAGCACGAAGGGGTCGTCGACGAGAGCATCCGGAGGCTCTGCCGGCATATGGATCTCGTCCGCCCGACGATGGAGGGGGCCGGAATCGACGTCTTTTCCACCGCCCGGAAGGTCGGATGGGACCTGCACGTCGTCCCCTGCCGCGACCTCGAGTACGGGAAGATCGAGCACGGCAGCATCACCTCGGTAGGGCTCGTCCTCATCGAGTGACGTGCCGGCCTTCAGTCGTCCCGGGCGCCCCGGATGAACTCCTCGGTCATGTGCCATGCCTCGTCGTCCCGGAACTGCACCGGAGGATGCTTCATGAAGTAGGCGGACGGTGATATCAGCGGGCCGCCGACACCCCTATCAAGGGCGAGCCTGCAGCACCGGATGGCATCGATGACGATCCCCCCGGAGTTGGGCGAGTCCTCGACGGAGAGGCGGAGGTCGATCTGCATGGGAACGTCCCCGAATAGCCGCCCTTCCATCCTCAGAAAACAGACCTTGTTGTCCTTCTGCCAGCAGACGTAATCGCTCGGGCCGATGTGGATGTCGTCGTCATCGAGAGGCACCTCGAGCACCGACTGCACCGCCTCGGTCTTCGATGTCCTCTTCGAGGCGAGGCGGTCGCGGTTGAGCATGTTCAGAAAGTCGGTGTTGCCGCCGGTGTTCAACTGATACGTCCGGTCGAGCCTCACTCCCCGCTGCCGGAAGAGGTTCACGAGAACACGATGGGTGATCGTCGCGCCGAGCTGGGCCTTGACGTCGTCACCGATGATCGGAAGGCCGCGTTCGCGAAACCTCGCCGCCCAGGCAGGATCGCTCGCGATGAAGACCGGCATGTTGTTGACGAGGCCGACGCCCGCCTCCAGCGCACAATCGGCATAGAATCGTGCGGCCTCCTCGGAGCCCACAGGGAGATAGTTGAGCAGCATCTCGGCGCCCGAGTCCATGAGTGCTTGGATGACGTCCTCGCGGGACGCCTCCTCCTCATCGGCGAGCACGAACCTGCATTCTTCCTTGTAGTTCTGCATGTGCCCGGGAAAACCGTCCAGCACCCGCCCCATCCGGACGGGAACACCGGTTCTCGGCATCCCGGGGCAGAACGCCGTGGTGCAGTTCGGGGGGGAGAAGATGGCTTCCGAAACGTCTTTTCCGACCTTCCTCGCATCGATGTCGAACGCCGCAGCCACCTCGATGTCGGACGGCCGGTAGCCGCCGAGTTCCCAGTGCATCAGCCCGATTGCGTCCTTCTCACTCTTTCCCCGGTAGTATTCGATCCCCTGTAGCAGTGAACTGGCACAGTTCCCGACGCCCACGATTGCAATCCTGATCGAGTCCACGACAGCCCCCCGATAGATCTCCCCGGCACACCCACTCTCCGGCCGGGCGCAGATTGAGACGGTGCAACTCTCTCCGAGTTGCGCTTTTGGGTATAATACGGAGCGGGAAATATAAGGGTATGGTTCGGGAAGCATCTGATGGCCATGGTTGATCTCGCTAGACCCGACGGCGTTCCGTGCGGCCCGGCCGCCGGCCGCACCGGCTTTGCGTGTGCGGACGGATGGTATGGCGGCCGCATATCGGCAGGTCTCCTCTGGAAGAGCACTCTGTTTCGAACACGCGGATGGCCTGAACCGCAGCATGTGGAGCGGCCGCTGGCCGCTCCCGCTCGCGGCGGGATCCACTCCCCGCAACGTTTTATTACCTTCATGCATCCATACCGGCGTAATCCAGATTCTGGAGGTATCCGATCATGGTTGATCTCGAAGATGCACTCATCGGAGAAGCGCTCGTCGGCGAAGGGCCGGAGGTTGCCCACGTCGATCTGGTCATCGGGAGGAGAGGGAGCAGCGTGGAGCAGGCATTCGTCACGGCTCTCGCATCGCCTGCACGGGGGCACACTCCGCTTCTTGCCGTGCTCACCCCGAACATTCCGGCAAAGCCCTCGACGCTGATGGTCAACAAGGTCACGATCAAGAATGCAGGCCAGGCCCTCCTGATCTTCGGCCCGGCCCAGGCCGCCGTCGCGAAGGCGGTGGTGGACAGCGTTGCGGAAGGTGTCATCCCGGAGGCGGAGGCCGACAATCTGCTGATCATCGCGTCGGTCTTCATCGAGTGGGATGCGGCGGAGAAGAAGAAGATCTACGACTGGAACTACGAGGCGACGAAGCTCGCCATCCGCCGGGCTGTCAAGGGTGAACCGGCGGTTGCCGAGGTGCTTGCACAGAAGGATACGGCGAAGCATCCCTTCGCGTGAACCTGCCGTTGAGGAATGCGGAAGAGCCGGTATGCTCTGACGGAAACATTGGAAGAAAGGTCAGACCGAAGTTCTGATGCGCCGACCGGGACTCGAACCCGGGTTTAGGCGTTGGCAACGCCTAGTGATAACCACTACACTATCGGCGCACGCCTGTGCTTTCGCACTGTGTGCCTTACAACATGGGTTTTTCAGGCTAATAAGCCTATCGAAGCGCGGCCCGGATCGGGCGTTGCCGTCCCTGCAGGATCACACGATGGGCGGCGTTTCCGGGCCGACGGCCGGCCCTGCGGGAGGCCGACCGCGCCGCCCCCGCGCACCTACCGGTCTCCATGGTCGAGCGCCTGCCTGATGTTTCGGTTCGCAAGGATCCAGAGCCCCGGCGTCAGGACCAGGATGAAGACGGCGATGGCGTAGGCGAAGATCTCGGCAGAGAAGAGCAGGAAGTTGAAGATACCGTGCAGCACCATCCCGAGCAGAAGTCCCTGAAGGACGATCGTCGGCCGCCGTTCCGCGGCCGTGAACTTGGCCCTGCCGAGGGCGTAGCCCCATACGCCGGCAAAGAGCGCATGCCCGGGGACCGAGAAGATCGCGCGGACGGCGATCGTGCTGAGGGCAAGCGCCGGCGACGTCAGGTATGCCGTAAAGACGTAGAGGACGTTCTCAAGCGTTGCGAGACCGAGGGCGGCGGCTGCGGCGTAGACGATGCCGTCCATCGGTTCGTCGAACTCGGGGTTTGGATAGGCGAACCGGCGCACGACCGCAAACTTGCCGTACTCCTCGACGATGGGCGCGATGACGGCGCCCATGATCAGTGGGGATACGATGAAGAGGCCGAAGAAGCCTTCGACGAAGGCGACGGGGAACGTGACGAGGACGCCGAGGAGGAAGATCTTCACGATCAGCGCCTTTGGTTCGGGCTCGAATTTGTCCCTGCGGTAGAAGTACCACGCCCAGAAGACCCCCGGCGCCAGCGCCAGAGAAAGGATCACCAGCGGTTCGACGACCATGCTAACTGGGATTCATGGTTTCAGAGAGGAAGAGTCTTTCCGTCACATGGGCAGGGCCGGCGAGGAGAGCATATCCGCCCGAAAAATGGGTTATTCGGGGAGGAGACGGTATCCCGGGGCGAGCCCCTCGAGCACCAGCAGCCCGTAGTACCGGAAGAAGGTGACGAACGGCACCGCGATCAGGAGCGCCACCGGAATGGCGATGATCAGGTAGGGGACGAGGAGCGCGAGGAGCAGCACGTAGTTCGCCTGGAGTGCGGCGAGGAGCACGATCCCGACAAGGATGAAGGGTATCGCGATGATCACCATTGCAAGGATGACCAGAATCGCCTGCACGATCCCGGCGATGAGGCCGAGCACGAGCCTGGTGACGATGTAGACGACGGTCTGCATGACGTTCTCCGAAATCATCCCGAAAAGCCGACGCCATCCCTCGATCACCCCGCAGTCCTCGTGAATCATGATCGGGACGACGAAGTCGGTGGTCAGGAGGAAGACGATCCCGAAGAGGAGGGCTGCGATCAGGA
The genomic region above belongs to Methanoculleus horonobensis and contains:
- a CDS encoding NAD(+)/NADH kinase, with the protein product MKIVLVSRLDEADALRYTASLARELEEMGHEVALEEGTAEHLGEGGIPFEEIAGDLVVVVGGDGSVLLTVHQMKKQIPVLGINWGEVGFLADLEPDEAGAFFADHMDGFRVESRMRVSLAVNGRPLGDALNEGLVVTDRPAKMLRFGVYVDGTPAERFRADGLLVSTPTGSTAYAMSAGGPIVDPQIEGFLLVPLAPYMLSSRPHLISTHRALEITLETEKPAHLVIDGQSTFELAKESTLTVKKSEQPALFAHTGKPFFEKVNHKLRNL
- a CDS encoding DUF169 domain-containing protein, producing the protein MEDQMRTEIPYAEIAETLKNALNLRGSPVAVKLAKNPAGIPEGVGPIDETVRHCQMITRARLNGEIFYATADKHVCMGGGWALGLKELTPSLRTGEFYYKLGKFESWAACMRTIRQVPHVPELETYATVYAPLEKTPFDPHVVVIVAEPRAMLKLAQTTLYLLGGRIESTMAGIQSVCADATALPYLTGNVNYSLGCDGSRRFSGIENDELVMGIPAELLPEFARALPIVTAAPGSVK
- a CDS encoding amino acid-binding protein, yielding MKLEMRDQPGQLVAALQPISAVGGNIIAVIHQRETPAATETLDVQIVLELPEGRLSRLLELLREQGVNVVRIGEERLLYECTMIMIGHLMHTDLSDTVDRIDTTGSAEVTDLSLAMPAISSPSSARITIRSTTREEMKKAIRILRSVAEQKHLLIIEPLEDA
- a CDS encoding homoserine dehydrogenase encodes the protein MRIAILGFGSVGRGIARAILAKNLDIAVTGLADSRSGLIDPAGIDLAAALARKENGGPCGSPDVSPGDVVAKADYDVLVEVTPTNVDDGEPALGHIRGALGRGKHVVTSNKGPIALAYPELRALAAANGVFLKYEATVCGAIPLIHAMQEGLAGNTISRLYGVFNGTCNYILTRMAEDSLTYEQALAEARELGYAEADPTYDVEGIDAGVKLVILANTILDMRTTLDDVERTGITLLTPEALRLAEDQDCTIRLIGEIVPRAGVLRVSPRIIAKAHPLVVEGTLNAVTVETDLAGDLTFIGKGAGSTETASAVIGDLLYIRDRHVQGS
- a CDS encoding helix-turn-helix domain-containing protein, with the protein product MSRVLERRKQYLRLMRQATLESGYFTVVDIAEATETPRSTVQDWVNRLIEEGCVLITEEQRGRHAARYAASSVMPESACRRVFTTVDGDEVEIYHECMSGGCAAFCEFHHARAGGALQSVRRDGTLLRERASLGRREVAVGLDPAPAVGIVGVFHEDGYIRQQIRCIGGPAYSLTDMMSLAEGVCGVTVHREGPVVEGEVVTRALAYVAVGIDDTDTGTEGATFALALALLQHLAKLDGVMPIGHRVAMLNPRLKARTAGNSCSCIELAVEPDLVPRIEEAVVRFVAGEAASPEWGVAVRQGFRVPGALRAYGRSAREAVIGREEAERAAGRFGAHLYGGRGVIGALAAVSLIGLPHDVLLDPGRDVCTGWEPVE
- a CDS encoding DUF2284 domain-containing protein, encoding MRRELEEEIERLSSLARERGAEARRIAAHDVVVAEWVRFKCRFGCKGYGKHMSCPPYAPTPAETERLLAEYSTTLLLRFEGIPGHPGLRPDEIPLDFHPFFRDLILWVNSTVHLLEKTAFYDDFPKAFGFGGYPCIYCEHLHCVAEEHEGVVDESIRRLCRHMDLVRPTMEGAGIDVFSTARKVGWDLHVVPCRDLEYGKIEHGSITSVGLVLIE
- a CDS encoding inositol-3-phosphate synthase, whose protein sequence is MDSIRIAIVGVGNCASSLLQGIEYYRGKSEKDAIGLMHWELGGYRPSDIEVAAAFDIDARKVGKDVSEAIFSPPNCTTAFCPGMPRTGVPVRMGRVLDGFPGHMQNYKEECRFVLADEEEASREDVIQALMDSGAEMLLNYLPVGSEEAARFYADCALEAGVGLVNNMPVFIASDPAWAARFRERGLPIIGDDVKAQLGATITHRVLVNLFRQRGVRLDRTYQLNTGGNTDFLNMLNRDRLASKRTSKTEAVQSVLEVPLDDDDIHIGPSDYVCWQKDNKVCFLRMEGRLFGDVPMQIDLRLSVEDSPNSGGIVIDAIRCCRLALDRGVGGPLISPSAYFMKHPPVQFRDDEAWHMTEEFIRGARDD
- the fae gene encoding formaldehyde-activating enzyme, which encodes MVDLEDALIGEALVGEGPEVAHVDLVIGRRGSSVEQAFVTALASPARGHTPLLAVLTPNIPAKPSTLMVNKVTIKNAGQALLIFGPAQAAVAKAVVDSVAEGVIPEAEADNLLIIASVFIEWDAAEKKKIYDWNYEATKLAIRRAVKGEPAVAEVLAQKDTAKHPFA
- a CDS encoding PrsW family intramembrane metalloprotease — protein: MVVEPLVILSLALAPGVFWAWYFYRRDKFEPEPKALIVKIFLLGVLVTFPVAFVEGFFGLFIVSPLIMGAVIAPIVEEYGKFAVVRRFAYPNPEFDEPMDGIVYAAAAALGLATLENVLYVFTAYLTSPALALSTIAVRAIFSVPGHALFAGVWGYALGRAKFTAAERRPTIVLQGLLLGMVLHGIFNFLLFSAEIFAYAIAVFILVLTPGLWILANRNIRQALDHGDR